A stretch of Janibacter endophyticus DNA encodes these proteins:
- a CDS encoding metal ABC transporter ATP-binding protein gives MPLTPAPDAPPLHLQRAAFGYGERAVVADVDLTVRQGEVVALLGPNGAGKSTLVKGVLGLADQLAGSVDIFGTPRDELHDRTRVGYVPQRHSLSASVNATVEEVVAVGRLPHHPWWAPWRSGARTDRAIVTDAIDTVGLADYAGHDVSTLSGGQQRRVLIARALASQPELFFLDEPTAGVDVGNQRVLSQVLARLVERGATLVIVTHELAALRDLITRAVVVQAGHIAYDGPPEGLTDGHEDGHHHPFDDADARSLGLHPLGGAGEPRA, from the coding sequence GTGCCGCTGACCCCTGCGCCGGACGCGCCGCCCCTGCACCTGCAGCGGGCGGCCTTCGGCTACGGCGAGCGCGCCGTCGTCGCCGACGTCGACCTCACCGTCCGGCAGGGCGAGGTCGTCGCCCTGCTCGGCCCGAACGGCGCCGGCAAGTCGACCCTCGTCAAGGGCGTCCTCGGCCTGGCCGACCAGCTCGCCGGGTCGGTCGACATCTTCGGCACCCCACGGGACGAGCTGCACGACCGCACCCGGGTCGGCTATGTCCCGCAGCGCCACTCCCTCAGCGCCTCGGTCAACGCGACCGTTGAGGAGGTCGTCGCCGTGGGACGCCTCCCGCACCACCCGTGGTGGGCTCCGTGGCGGTCGGGGGCGCGGACCGACCGCGCGATCGTCACCGACGCGATCGACACGGTGGGCCTGGCCGACTATGCGGGCCATGACGTCTCGACCCTCTCAGGCGGGCAGCAGCGCCGCGTGCTCATCGCGCGGGCGCTCGCCTCCCAGCCCGAGCTCTTCTTCCTCGACGAGCCGACGGCCGGCGTCGACGTGGGCAACCAGCGCGTCCTGAGCCAGGTCCTCGCCCGGCTCGTCGAGCGCGGCGCGACCCTCGTCATCGTCACCCACGAGCTCGCCGCGCTCCGCGACCTCATCACCCGGGCCGTCGTCGTCCAGGCCGGCCACATCGCCTACGACGGCCCGCCCGAGGGGCTCACCGACGGGCACGAGGACGGGCACCACCACCCCTTCGACGACGCGGACGCGAGGTCGCTCGGCCTCCACCCTCTCGGCGGCGCAGGTGAGCCCCGTGCTTGA
- a CDS encoding metal ABC transporter permease encodes MLDLLALDFMRNALLAALLVGVAAPLVGIFLVQRRMSLIGDGIGHVALAGVGVGIFTGSSPVWTALVAAVVAAVVIELVQRLGRTSGDLALAVMFYGGIAAGVVIIARSPSGTPANLTGYLFGAINTVSRTDLVVFAVLSLVVILVTTTLRGRLFAVAQDEEYARATGLPVLGLNVLLAVLTAVTVVVSMRVIGLLLISALMILPNASGQFLGRSFRASLRWAVLIGLLTSVGGVVVSFYADTPSGGTIVLLAIAVFALAGLAGAVRTRLRRGQHAPAEEHDHVHWAECGHEAIPHGDHVDYLHDGHRHASHGDHWDEHSEHEHDPMHPHAQEEVARG; translated from the coding sequence GTGCTTGACCTCCTCGCGCTCGACTTCATGCGCAACGCGCTGCTCGCCGCACTCCTCGTCGGGGTCGCGGCTCCGCTCGTCGGGATCTTCCTCGTGCAGCGGCGCATGTCGCTCATCGGCGACGGCATCGGCCACGTCGCCCTGGCCGGCGTCGGCGTCGGGATCTTCACCGGGAGCTCGCCGGTGTGGACCGCGCTCGTCGCGGCGGTCGTCGCCGCCGTCGTCATCGAGCTCGTCCAGCGGCTCGGCCGCACGAGCGGCGACCTCGCGCTCGCGGTGATGTTCTACGGCGGCATCGCCGCCGGCGTGGTCATCATCGCCAGGTCGCCGAGCGGCACCCCCGCCAACCTCACGGGCTATCTCTTCGGCGCGATCAACACGGTGAGCCGCACGGACCTCGTGGTCTTCGCGGTGCTCTCACTCGTCGTGATCCTCGTGACGACGACGCTGCGCGGCCGGCTCTTCGCCGTGGCGCAGGACGAGGAGTATGCCCGGGCCACGGGCCTGCCTGTGCTCGGTCTCAACGTGCTGCTCGCCGTCCTCACCGCGGTCACCGTCGTCGTCTCGATGCGGGTCATCGGCCTGCTGCTCATCAGCGCGCTGATGATCCTGCCCAACGCGTCCGGCCAGTTCCTCGGGCGGTCCTTCCGGGCGAGCCTGCGCTGGGCGGTCCTCATCGGGCTGCTCACGAGCGTCGGCGGCGTCGTCGTCAGCTTCTACGCCGACACCCCGAGCGGCGGCACGATCGTCCTGCTGGCCATCGCAGTCTTCGCGCTCGCGGGTCTGGCCGGGGCGGTCCGCACCCGGCTGCGCCGCGGGCAGCACGCCCCGGCCGAGGAGCACGACCACGTCCACTGGGCCGAGTGCGGCCACGAGGCGATCCCCCACGGCGACCACGTCGACTATCTCCACGACGGCCACCGGCACGCGAGCCACGGCGACCACTGGGACGAGCACTCGGAGCACGAGCACGACCCCATGCACCCCCACGCCCAGGAGGAGGTGGCCCGTGGCTGA
- a CDS encoding Fur family transcriptional regulator produces the protein MAETPTRRPTRQRTAITEQLGATTEFRSAQEIHTQLRDAGQRIGLATVYRTLTTMAADGEVDVLRTDEGESVYRMCSTGHHHHIVCRECGATVEVEGPAVERWAEQVSAEHGFTEVEHTLEIFGRCGRCSRA, from the coding sequence GTGGCTGAGACGCCCACCCGCCGCCCGACCCGGCAGCGCACCGCGATCACCGAGCAGCTCGGCGCGACGACGGAGTTCCGCTCCGCGCAGGAGATCCACACCCAGCTGCGTGACGCCGGCCAGCGCATCGGGCTCGCGACGGTCTACCGCACCCTGACGACGATGGCCGCAGACGGCGAGGTCGACGTGCTGCGGACCGACGAGGGCGAATCCGTCTACCGGATGTGCAGCACCGGCCACCACCACCACATCGTCTGCCGCGAGTGCGGCGCGACGGTCGAGGTCGAGGGCCCTGCGGTGGAGCGCTGGGCCGAGCAGGTGAGCGCCGAGCACGGCTTCACCGAGGTCGAGCACACCCTGGAGATCTTCGGCCGCTGCGGCCGCTGCTCGAGGGCGTGA
- a CDS encoding isoprenyl transferase encodes MTTQRYLTPFAHPSGATPPPVPADLVPGHVAIVMDGNGRWANERGLPRTKGHEAGEGALLDVVAGALEIGVQHLSTYAFSTENWRRSPEEVRFLMGFNRDVIRRRRDQLHSWGVRMRWVGRRPRLWSSVIKELEIAQEMTRHNDAMTLYFCVNYGGRAEIADAVQRIAEEVRKGRLKGSGIDERTIARYLAEPDMPDVDLFLRSSGEQRTSNFLLWQSAYAEMVFQDTLWPDYDRRHLWEAIETYARRERRYGGAVDAPKG; translated from the coding sequence ATGACCACCCAGCGCTACCTCACCCCCTTCGCCCACCCGAGCGGGGCCACCCCCCCACCCGTGCCCGCCGACCTCGTCCCCGGCCACGTCGCGATCGTCATGGACGGCAACGGCCGGTGGGCCAACGAGCGCGGGCTGCCCCGGACGAAGGGGCACGAGGCGGGGGAGGGTGCGCTGCTCGACGTCGTCGCCGGGGCGCTCGAGATCGGCGTCCAGCACCTGTCGACCTACGCCTTCTCCACCGAGAACTGGCGCCGCTCGCCCGAGGAGGTGCGCTTCCTCATGGGCTTCAACCGCGATGTCATCCGGCGCCGCCGCGACCAGCTGCACTCGTGGGGCGTGCGGATGCGCTGGGTCGGGCGCCGACCGCGGCTGTGGAGCTCGGTCATCAAGGAGCTCGAGATCGCGCAGGAGATGACCCGGCACAACGACGCGATGACGCTGTACTTCTGCGTCAACTACGGCGGCCGCGCCGAGATCGCCGACGCGGTGCAGCGCATCGCCGAGGAGGTGCGCAAGGGGCGCCTCAAGGGCAGCGGCATCGACGAGCGGACGATCGCGCGCTACCTCGCCGAGCCGGACATGCCGGACGTCGACCTCTTCCTGCGCAGCTCCGGGGAGCAGCGCACGAGCAACTTCCTGCTGTGGCAGAGCGCCTACGCCGAGATGGTCTTCCAGGACACGCTGTGGCCGGACTACGACCGGCGGCACCTGTGGGAGGCCATCGAGACCTACGCGCGGCGCGAGCGCCGGTACGGGGGAGCGGTCGACGCCCCGAAGGGGTGA
- the recO gene encoding DNA repair protein RecO, whose translation MPLYRDTGVVLRTHKLGEADRIITVLTRGRGKIRTVAKGVRRTKSRFGARLEPGMHVDLQCYEGRNLDTVTQAVGLDAWGHDLASRYSEWTAAAAILETADRLTEEQEVSVQQYHLLCGALRTLAGGEHDASLVLDAYLLRALAVAGWAPSLHDCARCGADGPHRAFQVAAGGTVCAQCRTPGATAPAPATLTLMAALLSGDWAEADRSEPAARRESSGLTAAFLQWHLERGIRSLSLVDRTPTPATGPARTR comes from the coding sequence ATGCCCCTCTACCGAGACACCGGTGTCGTGCTCCGCACGCACAAGCTCGGGGAGGCGGACCGGATCATCACGGTGCTCACCCGGGGCCGGGGCAAGATCCGCACGGTGGCGAAGGGGGTGCGCCGCACCAAGTCTCGTTTCGGCGCCCGTCTGGAGCCCGGCATGCACGTCGACCTCCAGTGCTACGAGGGACGCAACCTCGACACCGTGACCCAGGCCGTCGGGCTCGACGCGTGGGGGCACGACCTCGCGAGCCGCTACTCCGAGTGGACCGCGGCCGCGGCGATCCTCGAGACCGCCGACCGGCTCACCGAGGAGCAGGAGGTCTCGGTGCAGCAGTACCACCTGCTCTGCGGGGCGCTGCGCACCCTCGCCGGCGGCGAGCACGACGCCTCGCTCGTCCTGGATGCCTACCTCCTGCGCGCGCTCGCCGTGGCCGGCTGGGCGCCGAGCCTGCACGACTGCGCCCGCTGCGGCGCGGACGGGCCGCACCGCGCCTTCCAGGTCGCCGCCGGCGGCACGGTCTGCGCCCAGTGCCGCACCCCGGGTGCGACCGCCCCGGCGCCGGCGACCCTCACCCTCATGGCCGCGCTGCTCAGCGGCGACTGGGCCGAGGCCGACCGCTCCGAGCCGGCAGCTCGCCGCGAGTCCAGCGGGCTGACCGCCGCCTTCCTCCAGTGGCACCTCGAGCGCGGCATCCGGTCGCTGAGCCTCGTCGACCGCACCCCGACGCCCGCAACCGGACCCGCAAGGACACGATGA
- a CDS encoding DUF2157 domain-containing protein, producing the protein MGTIEPSSHLARDIAGDLVDAGLLREDDRAAATQVVAARVPHDARRTDRPATSRLAAEVAGYLGGILVVAAAAVFIASQWSRMGPGARVAALLVSALVLAGAALAVRRTAPAEHEATPLARQARLLLAGTLGVGAAAVAAGAVGTWGMQVAELEEPRPQQLGFGVACLLMILVYALTRTAVAHLGIAITAPLTLITLVLTQDPPRRAALVVAVMVLALGGVWLVLTERGVLRERTLGQVVGGVLSVIGAQTTIADDRSWIAYVLLAVVGAAAFVLYSRTLDWPYLGTGVVALTLAATEAAVDLSDGALGAAGALLVAGAVLLGASVLGLRLRTRDGADPAR; encoded by the coding sequence ATGGGGACCATCGAGCCGTCCAGCCACCTCGCGCGGGACATCGCCGGCGATCTCGTCGATGCCGGCCTCCTGCGTGAGGACGACCGCGCCGCCGCGACGCAGGTCGTTGCGGCGCGCGTACCGCACGACGCCCGGCGCACCGACCGCCCAGCCACCTCACGCCTGGCAGCCGAGGTCGCGGGGTACCTCGGCGGGATCCTCGTCGTCGCGGCCGCGGCGGTCTTCATCGCCTCGCAGTGGTCCCGGATGGGACCGGGGGCACGCGTCGCCGCTCTGCTCGTCAGCGCCCTCGTCCTCGCGGGCGCGGCCCTCGCCGTCCGTCGGACCGCACCCGCCGAGCACGAGGCCACCCCGCTGGCCCGGCAGGCCCGCCTGCTCCTGGCCGGGACGCTCGGGGTCGGCGCCGCGGCGGTGGCCGCCGGCGCGGTCGGCACCTGGGGCATGCAGGTCGCCGAGCTCGAGGAGCCCCGGCCGCAGCAGCTCGGCTTCGGGGTCGCGTGCCTGCTGATGATCCTCGTCTACGCCCTCACCCGGACGGCGGTGGCCCACCTCGGCATCGCGATCACCGCGCCGCTGACCCTCATCACGCTCGTGCTGACGCAGGACCCGCCGCGCCGCGCTGCCCTCGTCGTCGCCGTGATGGTCCTCGCGCTGGGTGGCGTGTGGCTCGTGCTCACCGAGCGGGGGGTGCTCCGCGAGCGGACGCTCGGCCAGGTCGTCGGTGGCGTCCTGAGCGTCATCGGGGCGCAGACGACGATCGCGGACGACCGGTCGTGGATCGCCTACGTCCTGCTCGCCGTCGTCGGCGCAGCCGCCTTCGTCCTCTACTCACGCACCCTCGACTGGCCCTACCTCGGGACGGGGGTCGTCGCGCTGACCCTGGCCGCCACGGAGGCCGCGGTCGACCTCTCCGACGGCGCCCTCGGCGCGGCCGGGGCGCTGCTCGTCGCGGGTGCGGTCCTGCTCGGCGCCAGCGTGCTCGGCCTGCGCCTACGCACCCGGGACGGCGCCGACCCGGCACGCTGA
- a CDS encoding alpha-ketoglutarate-dependent dioxygenase AlkB, translating to MLALQGSLFDAGEDSSFGSLSGLHRIELSHGAWVDLLPGWLGGADEVFDALVRHVPWRAERRQMYERVVDVPRLTAFYDEGAPLPHPALAEARDRLSAHYARELGEPFATAGLCLYRDGRDSVAWHGDRIGRSRESDTMIAIVSLGSARQLALRPRDGGESRRYSLGHGDLVVMGGSCQRTWDHAIPKTKAAVGPRISAQFRVRGVR from the coding sequence ATGCTCGCACTCCAGGGCTCCCTCTTCGACGCCGGTGAGGACTCCAGCTTCGGCAGCCTCTCCGGCCTGCACCGGATCGAGCTGTCGCACGGCGCCTGGGTCGACCTGCTCCCAGGCTGGCTGGGTGGCGCCGACGAGGTCTTCGACGCGCTCGTCCGGCACGTCCCCTGGCGCGCTGAGCGCCGCCAGATGTACGAGCGGGTCGTCGACGTGCCGCGCCTCACCGCCTTCTACGACGAGGGGGCGCCGCTCCCCCACCCGGCGCTCGCCGAGGCCCGCGACCGGCTCTCCGCCCACTACGCGCGCGAGCTCGGCGAGCCCTTCGCCACGGCCGGCCTGTGCCTCTACCGCGACGGGCGGGACTCCGTCGCGTGGCACGGCGACCGCATCGGGCGCAGCCGCGAGAGCGACACGATGATCGCGATCGTCTCGCTCGGCTCGGCCCGGCAGCTCGCGCTGCGCCCCCGCGACGGCGGCGAGAGCCGCCGCTACTCGCTCGGCCACGGCGACCTCGTCGTCATGGGCGGCAGCTGCCAGCGCACGTGGGACCACGCGATCCCGAAGACGAAGGCCGCGGTCGGACCGCGCATCTCTGCGCAGTTCCGGGTCCGCGGCGTCCGCTGA
- the leuA gene encoding 2-isopropylmalate synthase: MIHPQTPSGMPTTKYVPFQDQIRVELPDRTWPDRVMTKAPRWCAVDLRDGNQALIDPMDPERKLRMFQLLVRMGFKEIEVGFPSASQTDFDFCRQLIEGGHIPDDVTIQVLTQCRDHLIERTFDAITGAKQAIVHFYNSTSVLQRRVVFNTDQDGIVDIALQGARLIKKLEETIPDTTIYYEYSPESYTGTELEFAARICNEVIDIIDPSPDHKMIINLPATVEMATPNVYADSVEWMIRNIERRDSVIVSLHPHNDRGEGVAAAELGYLAGADRIEGCLFGNGERTGNVDLVTLGMNLFSQGIDPQIDFSQMDEIRRTVEHCNQLPVHPRHPWGGDLVYTAFSGSHQDAIKKGFEDMEARARAAGTDVNGIDWGVPYLPIDPHDIGRSYEAVVRVNSQSGKGGVSYLLKSEHGLDLPRRLQVEFSQVVQRKTDAEGGEVSGADLWQIFGDEYLHAEVVGERWGRFFPVRSTITGSDDGIDVIESTILDNGHEQTIHGRGNGPIAAFIDALSTIGVDVRVLDYAEHALSAGGDARAAAYVECAVGERVLWGVGLHESIVKASLRAILSAVNRAERDAVVTGPGERAISRPGGGP, from the coding sequence ATGATCCACCCCCAGACCCCGTCGGGCATGCCGACGACGAAGTACGTCCCCTTCCAGGACCAGATCCGCGTCGAGCTGCCGGACCGCACGTGGCCAGACCGCGTCATGACGAAGGCGCCGCGCTGGTGCGCCGTCGACCTGCGTGACGGCAACCAGGCGCTCATCGACCCGATGGACCCAGAGCGCAAGCTGCGGATGTTCCAGCTGCTCGTCCGGATGGGCTTCAAGGAGATCGAGGTCGGCTTCCCGAGCGCGAGCCAGACCGACTTCGACTTCTGCCGCCAGCTCATCGAGGGCGGGCACATCCCCGACGACGTGACGATCCAGGTGCTCACGCAGTGCCGCGACCATCTCATCGAGCGGACCTTCGACGCCATCACCGGCGCGAAGCAGGCGATCGTCCACTTCTACAACTCGACCTCGGTGCTGCAGCGCCGTGTCGTCTTCAACACCGATCAGGACGGCATCGTCGACATCGCGCTCCAGGGTGCGCGCCTCATCAAGAAGCTCGAGGAGACGATCCCGGACACGACGATCTACTACGAGTACAGCCCGGAGTCCTACACGGGCACCGAGCTGGAGTTCGCGGCGCGGATCTGCAACGAGGTCATCGACATCATCGACCCGTCGCCGGACCACAAGATGATCATCAACCTGCCGGCGACCGTCGAGATGGCCACGCCGAACGTCTACGCCGACTCGGTCGAGTGGATGATCCGCAACATCGAGCGCCGCGACTCGGTCATCGTCTCGCTGCACCCGCACAACGACCGGGGCGAAGGGGTGGCTGCCGCCGAGCTCGGTTACCTCGCGGGTGCGGACCGGATCGAGGGTTGCCTCTTCGGCAACGGTGAGCGCACGGGCAACGTCGACCTCGTCACCCTCGGCATGAACCTCTTCAGCCAGGGCATCGACCCGCAGATCGACTTCTCGCAGATGGACGAGATCCGCCGCACCGTCGAGCACTGCAACCAGCTGCCCGTCCACCCGCGCCACCCGTGGGGCGGAGACCTGGTCTACACGGCCTTCTCCGGCTCGCACCAGGACGCGATCAAGAAGGGCTTCGAGGACATGGAGGCCCGGGCCAGGGCGGCGGGCACCGACGTCAACGGCATCGACTGGGGCGTGCCCTACCTGCCGATCGACCCGCACGACATCGGCCGCAGCTACGAGGCCGTCGTCCGCGTCAACAGCCAGTCCGGCAAGGGGGGCGTGAGCTACCTCCTCAAGAGCGAGCACGGGCTCGACCTGCCGCGCAGGCTCCAGGTGGAGTTCAGCCAGGTCGTGCAGCGCAAGACCGACGCCGAGGGGGGCGAGGTCAGCGGCGCCGACCTGTGGCAGATCTTCGGCGACGAGTACCTCCATGCCGAGGTCGTGGGCGAGCGCTGGGGCCGCTTCTTCCCGGTGCGCTCGACGATCACCGGCTCCGACGACGGCATCGACGTCATCGAGTCGACGATCCTCGACAACGGTCACGAGCAGACGATCCACGGGCGCGGCAACGGCCCGATCGCGGCCTTCATCGACGCGCTGTCGACGATCGGCGTCGACGTGCGCGTGCTCGACTACGCCGAGCACGCGCTGTCCGCCGGTGGCGACGCGCGTGCCGCGGCGTACGTCGAGTGCGCGGTCGGAGAGCGGGTCCTCTGGGGCGTCGGCCTGCACGAGTCGATCGTCAAGGCCTCGCTCCGCGCGATCCTCTCTGCGGTCAACCGCGCCGAGCGTGACGCGGTCGTCACCGGGCCCGGCGAGCGGGCGATCAGCCGCCCGGGCGGCGGTCCCTGA
- a CDS encoding aspartate-semialdehyde dehydrogenase, with protein MRIGVFGATGQVGSVMRALLEQRDFPVEEMRYFASARSAGSTLPWKDGEVTVEDTATADFSGIDIALFSNGGSTSKEWAPKVAAAGATVIDNSSAWRKDPEVPLVVSEVNAADLGDIPKGIVANPNCTTMAAMPVLAPLHAKAGLVRLHVASYQAVSGSGGAGLVELDSQLRAGYASGDPKDLAVDGSALTLPSPQVYKVPVGFNVVPVAGSIVDDGSEETDEEQKLRNESRKILHAPDLRVSGTCVRVPVFSGHSLAIHAEFEQDISPEEALEILGQAPGVVVTDVPNPLEATGKDEIYVGRVRADQAAPEGKGLVLFVVGDNLRKGAALNAVQIAEELLARR; from the coding sequence ATGCGTATCGGTGTGTTTGGTGCTACGGGTCAGGTCGGTTCGGTCATGCGCGCGCTCCTGGAGCAGCGCGACTTCCCGGTCGAGGAGATGCGGTACTTCGCCTCGGCCCGATCGGCAGGCTCGACCCTGCCCTGGAAGGACGGGGAGGTGACCGTCGAGGACACCGCCACCGCGGACTTCTCCGGGATCGACATCGCCCTCTTCTCCAACGGCGGGTCGACGAGCAAGGAGTGGGCGCCCAAGGTCGCCGCTGCCGGCGCGACCGTCATCGACAACTCGAGCGCCTGGCGCAAGGACCCCGAGGTCCCGCTCGTCGTCTCGGAGGTCAACGCCGCCGACCTCGGCGACATCCCCAAGGGCATCGTCGCCAACCCCAACTGCACGACGATGGCCGCGATGCCGGTGCTCGCGCCGCTCCACGCGAAGGCGGGCCTGGTCCGCCTCCACGTCGCCTCGTACCAGGCCGTCTCGGGCTCGGGCGGCGCCGGGCTCGTCGAGCTCGACAGCCAGCTGCGCGCGGGCTACGCCTCCGGCGACCCGAAGGACCTCGCCGTCGACGGCTCGGCCCTCACCCTCCCTTCGCCCCAGGTCTACAAGGTGCCGGTCGGCTTCAACGTCGTCCCCGTCGCCGGGTCGATCGTCGACGACGGCAGCGAGGAGACCGACGAGGAGCAGAAGCTGCGCAACGAGTCGCGCAAGATCCTCCACGCGCCCGACCTGCGGGTCTCCGGCACCTGCGTCCGTGTGCCCGTCTTCTCCGGTCACTCGCTCGCGATCCACGCCGAGTTCGAGCAGGACATCAGTCCCGAGGAAGCCCTCGAGATCCTCGGCCAGGCCCCGGGGGTCGTCGTCACCGACGTCCCCAACCCGCTCGAGGCGACCGGCAAGGACGAGATCTACGTCGGCCGCGTCCGTGCGGACCAGGCGGCGCCCGAGGGCAAGGGGCTCGTCCTCTTCGTCGTCGGTGACAACCTTCGCAAGGGCGCTGCCCTCAACGCGGTCCAGATCGCCGAGGAGCTCCTCGCGCGCCGCTGA
- a CDS encoding BCCT family transporter: MTNHKKQRPETPRSRVGSTGPAGAARLTGDAGMLDNDPAPSVRHPALEPLVVPQHDQPGRLDKIVFGVTAALAIAFVVWGGVSTATLANASAGGLDWVVTNAGWLFSLTATGFVFFVIWLAAGKYGSVPLGRDDEGPEFRTVSWIAMMFSAGMGIGLMFYGAAEPLAHYVTPPPGTGEPGHEASTRTAMATTLFHWSLHPWAIYAVAGLAIGYGVFRKGRPLTISGVFEPLIGRRRVHGATGKVIDVFAIFATLFGSATSLGLGALQIASGAQIVGWASGPSNVLLVGIIVVLTICFIISAVSGVAKGIQWLSNTNMVLALALALFVFVVGPTIFILNLLPTTLGTYFQHVMEYSARTNAQGEEGVEAWLSGWTIFYWAWWVSWTPFVGMFIARISRGRTIREFVTGVLLVPSVVSLVWFSIFGGAAIDAEAKGAELAAAESAEGTLFALLGTMPWATVTSVLVMVLVAIFFVSGADAASIVMGTLSENGTLEPTRPTVLFWGVATGAVAAIMLIIGGSDALSGLQQVTIIASLPFVVIMVGMAASLLKDLRSDPMVVRGQYARAAVEQAVVEGVTEHGDDFALSVDRAAPGEGAGHAVES; the protein is encoded by the coding sequence GTGACCAATCACAAGAAGCAGCGGCCGGAGACACCGCGCAGCCGGGTCGGGAGCACCGGGCCCGCAGGTGCTGCCCGTCTCACCGGCGACGCGGGGATGCTCGACAACGACCCTGCGCCGAGCGTCCGCCACCCGGCACTCGAGCCGCTGGTCGTCCCGCAGCACGACCAACCCGGTCGTCTCGACAAGATCGTCTTCGGCGTCACCGCCGCGCTGGCGATCGCCTTCGTCGTCTGGGGCGGGGTGAGCACCGCGACGCTCGCGAACGCCTCGGCGGGCGGTCTCGACTGGGTCGTGACGAACGCCGGCTGGCTCTTCAGCCTCACCGCCACCGGTTTCGTCTTCTTCGTCATCTGGCTCGCTGCCGGCAAGTACGGCTCCGTCCCGCTCGGCCGCGACGACGAGGGCCCGGAGTTCCGCACCGTCTCGTGGATCGCGATGATGTTCTCCGCCGGCATGGGCATCGGTCTGATGTTCTACGGCGCGGCCGAGCCGCTGGCGCACTACGTGACGCCCCCGCCGGGCACCGGTGAGCCGGGCCACGAGGCCTCGACCCGCACCGCGATGGCGACCACGTTGTTCCACTGGTCGCTGCACCCGTGGGCGATCTACGCCGTCGCCGGTCTCGCGATCGGCTACGGGGTCTTCCGCAAGGGGCGCCCCCTGACCATCAGCGGCGTCTTCGAGCCGCTCATCGGTCGTCGCCGCGTGCACGGCGCCACGGGCAAGGTCATCGACGTCTTCGCGATCTTCGCGACCCTCTTCGGGTCGGCCACCTCGCTGGGGCTCGGGGCCCTGCAGATCGCGTCGGGGGCGCAGATCGTCGGCTGGGCCAGCGGCCCGAGCAACGTCCTGCTCGTGGGGATCATCGTCGTCCTGACGATCTGCTTCATCATCTCGGCCGTGTCCGGTGTCGCGAAGGGCATCCAGTGGCTGTCCAACACCAACATGGTGCTGGCCCTGGCCCTCGCCCTCTTCGTCTTCGTCGTCGGCCCGACGATCTTCATCCTCAACCTGCTGCCGACGACGCTGGGCACCTACTTCCAGCACGTCATGGAGTACTCCGCCCGCACCAACGCCCAGGGAGAGGAGGGCGTCGAGGCCTGGCTGTCCGGCTGGACGATCTTCTACTGGGCCTGGTGGGTCAGCTGGACGCCCTTCGTCGGCATGTTCATCGCCCGCATCTCCCGTGGCCGCACCATCCGGGAGTTCGTCACCGGCGTGCTGCTCGTCCCGAGTGTCGTGAGCCTCGTCTGGTTCTCGATCTTCGGCGGCGCTGCGATCGACGCCGAGGCGAAGGGGGCCGAGCTGGCGGCCGCGGAGTCGGCCGAGGGCACTCTCTTCGCTCTCCTGGGCACGATGCCCTGGGCGACGGTCACCTCGGTGCTCGTCATGGTGCTCGTCGCGATCTTCTTCGTCTCCGGCGCCGACGCGGCCTCCATCGTCATGGGGACGCTCAGCGAGAACGGCACGCTCGAGCCGACCCGACCGACGGTGCTCTTCTGGGGTGTCGCGACCGGTGCCGTCGCGGCGATCATGCTGATCATCGGCGGCTCCGACGCGCTCTCCGGCCTGCAGCAGGTGACGATCATCGCCTCGTTGCCCTTCGTCGTCATCATGGTCGGCATGGCTGCGTCGCTGCTCAAGGACCTGCGCTCCGACCCGATGGTGGTGCGTGGCCAGTACGCCCGCGCGGCGGTCGAGCAGGCCGTCGTCGAGGGGGTCACCGAGCATGGTGACGACTTCGCGCTGTCGGTGGACCGAGCGGCACCGGGGGAGGGCGCCGGCCACGCTGTCGAGTCCTGA